In the genome of Excalfactoria chinensis isolate bCotChi1 unplaced genomic scaffold, bCotChi1.hap2 Scaffold_68, whole genome shotgun sequence, one region contains:
- the LOC140265159 gene encoding olfactory receptor 14J1-like, with protein MPNSSSISEFLLLPLADTRQLQLLHFWLLLGIYLAALLGNGLISTAVACDRRLHTPMYFFLLNLALLDLGCISTTLPKAMANALWDTRAISYAGCAAQLFYFLFLMSAEFSLLTIMSYDRYVAICKPLHYGTLMDSRACATMAAAAWGAGVLNSLLHTASTFSLPLCQGNVLNQFFCEIPQILKLACSDSYLREVVFLIFSAVLFFGCFVFIVVSYVQIFMAVLRMPSEQGRHKAFSTCLPHLAVVSLFLSSGFFAYLKPPSVSSSSMDLMVALLYSMVPPTLNPIIYSMRNQEVKDAVRKVINKCVSQTFDCPSFGIHDM; from the coding sequence atgcccaacagcagctccatcagcgagttcctcctgctgccgttggcagacacgcggcagctgcagctcctgcacttctggctcttgctgggcatctacctggctgccctcctgggcaacggcctcatcagcacagccgtagcctgcgaccgccgcctgcacacccccatgtacttcttcctgctcaacctggccctcctcgacctgggctgcatctccaccactctccccaaagccatggccaacgccctctgggacaccagggccatctcctacgcaggatgtgctgcacagctcttttactttcttttcctcatgtcagcagagttttcccttctcaccatcatgtcctatgaccgctacgttgccatctgcaagcccctgcactacgggaccttgatggacagcagagcttgtgccaccatggcagcagctgcctggggcgctggggttctcaattccctgctgcacactgccagtacgttttcactgcctctctgccaaggcaatgttttgaaccagtttttctgtgaaatcccccagattCTCAAACTTGCCTGCTCAGactcctacctcagggaagttgtgtttctcatttttagtgccgTTTTAttctttgggtgctttgttttcatagtggtgtcctatgtgcagatcttcatggccgtgctgaggatgccctctgagcagggacggcacaaagccttctccacgtgcctccctcacctggctgtggtctccctatTTCTCAGTTCTGGCTTTTTTGCATACCTGAAGCCCCCATCAGTTTCCTCCtcatccatggacctgatggtggcacttctgtactccaTGGtacctccaacactgaaccctattatctacagcatgaggaaccagGAAGtaaaggatgcagtgaggaaagtgattaaCAAATGTGTTTCACAAACATTCGACTGCCCATCATTTGGAATTCATGACatgtaa